A genomic region of Magnolia sinica isolate HGM2019 chromosome 6, MsV1, whole genome shotgun sequence contains the following coding sequences:
- the LOC131249070 gene encoding protein SLOW WALKER 1, whose translation MAQNNTFPTKPRLLPSSSKNPKTPESNYWRSFKTTQITSSLIHPITSISFSPSPPHPFSFSSSASISIYNSTSFSLSSTLSSPFPDIAYSPSFRCDGLLLAAGSHPGPILVFDPSSRLPLRRLNSHSRPSRLVRYPRLFDKLHLFSAGDDSLLKYWDVASGTELLSFQAHKDYVRAGSPSPASPELFATGSYDHTVKLWDVRPGSSAAPVLSLGHGKPVEDVLFLPSGGLLATAGGADVKIWDIIGGGKLLCTVESHNKTVTSMCVGKVSKDGNDQFRLLSVSLDGYLKVFDYSAFKIMHSVRYPAPLLSVGFSPSGSGWAVGSSNGILFAGRRKKDVRADEGDGASGLLGSEPEKRVLRPTNFRYFQRGQNEKPSEGDFVVKKPKKVKLAEHDKLLRKFRHREALVSALNRKNPQNVVAVMEELIARKKLLKCVSNLDTEELGLLLGFLHKYSTAPRFAGFLIGLAKRVLQMRAKDVRDSDVLQGHIRNLKRVVVEEIKIQQSLQEIQGIISPLLKIAGR comes from the coding sequence ATGGCTCAAAACAACACTTTCCCCACCAAACCTAGGCTCCTCCCATCCTCCTCCAAAAACCCCAAAACCCCAGAATCCAATTACTGGCGTTCTTTCAAGACCACCCAAATCACCTCCTCTCTCATTCACCCCATCACTTCCatctccttctctccttctcctcctcaccccttctctttctcctcctcaGCTTCCATCTCCATCTACAACTCTAcctccttctccctctcctccACTCTCTCTTCCCCCTTCCCTGACATCGCCTACTCTCCTTCCTTCCGTTGTGATGGCCTCCTCCTCGCTGCTGGGTCCCACCCCGGCCCCATCCTCGTCTTCGACCCTTCCTCCCGCCTCCCTCTCCGTCGCCTCAATTCCCACTCCCGACCCTCCCGCCTCGTCCGCTACCCCCGCCTCTTTGACAAGCTTCACCTTTTCTCCGCCGGTGACGACTCCCTCCTCAAGTACTGGGATGTCGCATCCGGCACCGAGCTCCTCTCATTCCAGGCCCACAAGGACTACGTCCGTGCCGGCTCCCCTTCCCCCGCCAGCCCCGAATTGTTCGCCACTGGCTCCTATGACCACACCGTCAAGCTCTGGGACGTCCGTCCTGGCTCGTCGGCTGCCCCCGTCTTGAGTCTTGGCCATGGGAAGCCTGTCGAGGACGTCCTGTTCCTCCCGTCTGGTGGCCTCCTTGCGACCGCAGGTGGGGCTGATGTCAAGATATGGGACATCATCGGTGGTGGGAAGCTTTTGTGCACGGTCGAGAGCCATAACAAGACAGTTACATCCATGTGCGTCGGGAAAGTGTCGAAGGATGGCAACGATCAGTTTCGTCTCCTCAGCGTCTCGTTGGATGGGTATTTGAAGGTTTTTGATTATTCTGCATTTAAGATCATGCACTCGGTGCGGTACCCCGCCCCACTCCTGTCGGTTGGGTTCTCACCTTCGGGCTCTGGGTGGGCTGTCGGATCGTCGAATGGCATCCTTTTTGCAGGGAGGAGGAAGAAAGATGTGCGTGCAGATGAGGGGGATGGTGCTTCTGGCTTGCTTGGAAGTGAACCAGAGAAACGGGTCTTGAGGCCCACAAACTTTAGGTACTTCCAGCGCGGTCAGAATGAGAAACCGTCAGAAGGGGATTTCGTTGTCAAGAAGCCGAAGAAGGTGAAGTTGGCAGAGCATGATAAGCTGCTGAGGAAATTCAGGCATCGGGAAGCGCTTGTGTCAGCATTGAACAGGAAGAATCCACAGAATGTTGTGGCGGTTATGGAGGAGCTGATCGCACGGAAGAAGCTGTTGAAATGTGTGTCGAATTTGGATACGGAGGAGCTTGGATTGCTCTTGGGTTTTCTGCATAAGTACTCAACAGCACCAAGATTTGCCGGTTTCTTGATCGGGCTGGCTAAGCGGGTCCTACAGATGCGGGCCAAGGATGTTAGGGATTCAGATGTCTTGCAAGGACATATTAGGAACTTGAAGCGGGTGGTTGTGGAGGAGATAAAGATACAGCAGTCGTTGCAGGAGATACAGGGTATTATCTCGCCATTGCTCAAGATTGCTGGGAGATGA